From a region of the Labrus mixtus chromosome 5, fLabMix1.1, whole genome shotgun sequence genome:
- the ykt6 gene encoding synaptobrevin homolog YKT6 produces MKLYSLSIHHKGATKANLLKAAYDLSSFSFFQRSSVQEFMTFTSALIVERTSQGSRASVKEQEYLCHVYVRNDNLSAVVVADTEYPQRVCFTLLDKVLEEFSRQVDSIEWPSGSPETINYKALDIHLSKYQNPREADAMTKVQAELDETKIILHNTMESLLERGEKLDDLVAKSEHLGNQSKAFYKTARKQNSCCEVM; encoded by the exons ATGAAGCTGTACAGTCTGAGCATCCACCACAAAGGAGCGACCAAAGCAAACCTCCTCAAAGCGGCGTACGACCTCTCCTCCTTCAGCTTCTTTCAGAGATCCAG tgttCAAGAGTTTATGACCTTCACCAGTGCCTTGATTGTTGAGCGAACATCACAAGGAAGCCGTGCCTCTGTCAAAGAACAAG agTACCTGTGCCATGTGTATGTAAGAAATGACAACCTGAGTGCAGTGGTTGTTGCAGATACTGAATACCCACAGAGAGTCTGTTTTACATTGTTAGACAAG GTATTAGAGGAGTTCTCCAGGCAAGTGGACAGTATAGAATGGCCCTCTGGTAGTCCTGAAACCATAAACTACAAAGCCCTGGATATTCACCTTTCTAAATACCAG aaCCCCAGAGAAGCAGATGCAATGACCAAAGTTCAGGCAGAGCTCGACGAGACTAAGATCATTTTG CACAACACTATGGAAAGTCTGTTAGAGCGTGGAGAGAAACTGGATGATCTTGTGGCAAAATCCGAGCACCTTGGAAACCAGTCCAAAGCTTTCTACAAGACC GCACGGAAACAGAACTCATGCTGTGAAGTCATGTAA
- the sb:cb288 gene encoding uncharacterized protein sb:cb288 isoform X2 produces the protein MKFDPQSLGNVDGDEKHELDCHQRWKQLEGSTAASTRPSHTEDSLTRTSGIIPGAIAATLFIAFLLALYAVLWKCMVSPPQRKHRKVRVRIKQRSSV, from the exons ATGAAGTTTGACCCACAAAGCCTCGGGAATGTGGACGGAGATGAAAAACACGAGTTGGACTGTCACCAGCGATGGAAACAGCTCGAAG GTTCGACTGCAGCATCCACTCGTCCCTCTCACACTGAAGACTCTCTAACCAGGACCAGTGGAATCATACCTG GTGCCATAGCAGCCACACTGTTCATTGCCTTCCTTCTTGCTCTCTATGCTGTCCTGTGGAAATGCATGGTGTCACCGCCACAACg AAAGCACAGGAAGGTGAGGGTACGGATAAAACAGAGGAGTTCTGTGTGA
- the sb:cb288 gene encoding uncharacterized protein sb:cb288 isoform X1: MWTEMKNTSWTVTSDGNSSKIVEPDLRTWQLLVTVQQRNGSTAASTRPSHTEDSLTRTSGIIPGAIAATLFIAFLLALYAVLWKCMVSPPQRKHRKVRVRIKQRSSV; the protein is encoded by the exons ATGTGGACGGAGATGAAAAACACGAGTTGGACTGTCACCAGCGATGGAAACAGCTCGAAG ATAGTTGAGCCAGATCTGCGAACATGGCAGCTCTTAGTCACAGTTCAACAGAGAAATG GTTCGACTGCAGCATCCACTCGTCCCTCTCACACTGAAGACTCTCTAACCAGGACCAGTGGAATCATACCTG GTGCCATAGCAGCCACACTGTTCATTGCCTTCCTTCTTGCTCTCTATGCTGTCCTGTGGAAATGCATGGTGTCACCGCCACAACg AAAGCACAGGAAGGTGAGGGTACGGATAAAACAGAGGAGTTCTGTGTGA
- the osmr gene encoding leukemia inhibitory factor receptor isoform X2 — protein MFCCVPPLGVTITSISINNSPQPLISISDRVKAITVEKLKIVESFIDALSIICSDDAGNNRHIFNYVSSPPQKPKNLSCVTSDMKTVTCTWDSDRKQELDNHNKKTHTLHIQNSDQPPILCDQLSCTFPAIPQLEEYNISVEVKDLLGKETESYSFNISDRVFPVVARCSVSPGVTDTTVSWFMLWNLTQVSLLCQVNTVPGVTTVMTCNSVREFCKVKLEHLQPNTRYTTRVRCSADGRLWGKWTQPVTFKTYPLVTLDVWRRITQLPDQNSRQVTLMWTPAVTGSAATVNIEGYKVQWSQGGRNQTELKSSGQTQAEVSIGPGQCDFTVQAVVPIGSTVPAQITVPQQDDQDKNASEKWLSSNSAAGFNLSWAQDETATCGYTVDWCILGNAVPCTLRWVKMSEGNNTLFLPGRHFKAGCRYTFSIFGCKENAHRLLEMQTGYLQELKSVPSPSLVGLVRSTSSSVTLEWFYSEDDASHPAFITGYLITVQELGSVTLSGHVSDLLNVLVSDPHRKSVTIEGLQQNQEYTFSVSALTKEGPGQAASITVRTKTNYSSLMVKILTPLFLLLGCIVLLWPQRKTLQRGLVGIIFYPAGMNIKTPELDRCLQETGEWLQSQKPEECRSCEIEILTNRPLLNDSTPRDPEALNTPPPPGPQSSLLNLPLSCDLLQAEYCPQLWDRAPLQQTTYVTNKSYFPPPS, from the exons ATGTTCTGCTGTGTTCCCCCTCTAGGAGTGACTATTACCAGCATATCCATCAATAACAGCCCACAACCTCTTATCAGCATTAGTGATAGAGTCAAGGCTATCACTGTAGAAAAACTAAAAATCGTCGAATCATTCATTGACGCTCTGTCGATCATATGCAGCGATGACGCAGGAAACAACAGGCACATCTTTAACTATGTGAGCT CTCCTCCCCAGAAGCCCAAAAATCTCAGCTGTGTGACGTCAGACATGAAAACTGTCACTTGCACCTGGGattcagacagaaaacaagagcTGGACAAtcacaacaagaaaacacacacactgcacataca GAACTCAGACCAGCCTCCCATCCTCTGTGATCAGTTGTCTTGTACTTTTCCGGCCATCCCCCAGCTGGAAGAATACAACATCAGTGTGGAGGTAAAGGACCTGCTGGGAAAGGAGACGGAGAGCTACAGCTTCAACATCTCTGACAGAG tgtttcctgttgtggCGCGGTGTAGCGTAAGCCCCGGGGTTACAGACACCACTGTGTCCTGGTTCATGCTGTGGAACTTAACACAAGTGAGCCTCCTCTGTCAGGTCAACACAGTCCCAGGCGTCACAACAGTG aTGACATGCAACAGTGTGAGGGAGTTCTGCAAAGTCAAACTGGAACATCTGCAACCCAACACCCGCTACACTACAAGGGTACGCTGTTCTGCTGATGGCAGACTCTGGGGGAAATGGACTCAGCCTGTGACCTTCAAAACCT ATCCCTTGGTGACCTTGGATGTGTGGAGGAGAATAACACAGCTGCCAGATCAAAACAGTCGTCAAGTTACTCTCATGTGGACTCCA GCTGTTACTGGCTCAGCAGCAACAGTAAACATCGAAGGCTACAAGGTTCAGTGGTCTCAGGGAGGCAGGAACCAGACAGAGCTGAAGAGCAGTGGACAGACTCAGGCAGAGGTGTCCATAGGTCCAGGACAGTGTGACTTCACTGTCCAGGCCGTGGTCCCCATTGGCTCCACCGTCCCTGCTCAAATCACAGTCCCACAGCAGGATGACCAGG ataAAAATGCATCAGAAAAGTGGTTGAGCAGCAACTCAGCTGCTGGTTTCAATCTGTCCTGGGCACAGGATGAAACCGCCACATGCGGATACACTGTGGACtggtgcattctgggaaatgcAGTGCCATGTACTCTGCGATGGGTGAAAATGTCTGAGGGAAACAACACATTATTTCTACCTGGGA GACATTTCAAAGCAGGCTGCAGGTATACGTTTAGTATCTTTGGATGCAAGGAAAATGCACACCGACTACTAGAGATGCAGACTGGATATTTACAAGAGCTAA AATCCGTACCATCTCCGAGTCTGGTCGGACTGGTTCGGAGTACTTCCTCATCTGTGACGCTGGAGTGGTTTTATAGTGAAGATGACGCATCTCATCCAGCGTTCATCACTGGTTACCTTATCACAGTGCAGGAACTGGGATCCGTCACGCTGTCAGGTCATGTTTCAG ATCTGTTGAACGTGTTGGTGTCAGACCCTCATAGGAAGTCTGTGACCATCGAGGGTCTGCAGCAGAATCAAGAATACACTTTCTCTGTGAGCGCTCTCACTAAGGAGGGACCTGGACAAGCTGCAAGCATCACCGTCAGGACCAAAACTAACT ACTCTTCTCTTATGGTTAAGATTCTGACTCCCTTATTTTTACTGCTGGGCTGCATCGTCCTCCTGTGGCCTCAGAGAAAAAC GCTGCAGAGAGGGCTGGTGGGGATCATCTTTTATCCTGCTGGCATGAACATAAAAACTCCTGAGCTGGACAGATGCCTGCAGGAG ACTGGTGAGTGGCTGCAGTCTCAGAAACCAGAGGAGTGCAGAAGCTGCGAAATCGAGATCCTGACTAACAGACCTCTTCTGAACGACTCAACACCGAGAGATCCTGAAGCCCTGAACACACCGCCCCCTCCTGGTCCACAATCCTCTCTTTTAAACCTGCCGCTCTCCTGTGATCTGCTCCAAGCAGAATACTGTCCACAACTGTGGGACAGAGCACCTCTTCAACAGACTACATACGTCACTAACAAGTCTTATTTCCCACCACCGAGTTAG
- the osmr gene encoding leukemia inhibitory factor receptor isoform X1, whose amino-acid sequence MIPLRISLVCLLWLYLISSEDTVWQLSRPSITHLQALSDRQSLLVSWQLNHSSLLGDVYEIQIGRTLNYTIIYNRNISVPSIDSHEYTWTSDLPLECVDHSVRIRSFYNKSVPSPWSSWKTNDGAQAKNRTKIFPFQRVLREGTSAMFCCVPPLGVTITSISINNSPQPLISISDRVKAITVEKLKIVESFIDALSIICSDDAGNNRHIFNYVSSPPQKPKNLSCVTSDMKTVTCTWDSDRKQELDNHNKKTHTLHIQNSDQPPILCDQLSCTFPAIPQLEEYNISVEVKDLLGKETESYSFNISDRVFPVVARCSVSPGVTDTTVSWFMLWNLTQVSLLCQVNTVPGVTTVMTCNSVREFCKVKLEHLQPNTRYTTRVRCSADGRLWGKWTQPVTFKTYPLVTLDVWRRITQLPDQNSRQVTLMWTPAVTGSAATVNIEGYKVQWSQGGRNQTELKSSGQTQAEVSIGPGQCDFTVQAVVPIGSTVPAQITVPQQDDQDKNASEKWLSSNSAAGFNLSWAQDETATCGYTVDWCILGNAVPCTLRWVKMSEGNNTLFLPGRHFKAGCRYTFSIFGCKENAHRLLEMQTGYLQELKSVPSPSLVGLVRSTSSSVTLEWFYSEDDASHPAFITGYLITVQELGSVTLSGHVSDLLNVLVSDPHRKSVTIEGLQQNQEYTFSVSALTKEGPGQAASITVRTKTNYSSLMVKILTPLFLLLGCIVLLWPQRKTLQRGLVGIIFYPAGMNIKTPELDRCLQETGEWLQSQKPEECRSCEIEILTNRPLLNDSTPRDPEALNTPPPPGPQSSLLNLPLSCDLLQAEYCPQLWDRAPLQQTTYVTNKSYFPPPS is encoded by the exons ATGATACCTCTCAGGATATCCTTGGTTTGCCTGCTTTGGTTGTATCTTATATCTTCTGAGGATACTG TTTGGCAGCTTTCAAGGCCAAGCATCACTCATCTGCAGGCTCTGAGTGACAGGCAAAGTCTCTTGGTTAGCTGGCAGCTAAACCACAGCAGCTTACTGGGTGATGTTTATGAGATCCAGATTGGCCGCACTTTAAACTACAccattatttataat AGAAATATTAGTGTACCGTCCATAGATTCACATGAATACACATGGACCTCGGATCTGCCTCTTGAGTGTGTTGATCATTCAGTCAGGATACGAAGTTTCTACAATAAGTCTGTCCCAAGTCCCTGGAGCAGCTGGAAAACAAATGATG GAGCCCAGGCAAAGAATAGGACCAAGATTTTTCCCTTCCAGCGGGTGCTGAGAGAGGGCACCAGCGCCATGTTCTGCTGTGTTCCCCCTCTAGGAGTGACTATTACCAGCATATCCATCAATAACAGCCCACAACCTCTTATCAGCATTAGTGATAGAGTCAAGGCTATCACTGTAGAAAAACTAAAAATCGTCGAATCATTCATTGACGCTCTGTCGATCATATGCAGCGATGACGCAGGAAACAACAGGCACATCTTTAACTATGTGAGCT CTCCTCCCCAGAAGCCCAAAAATCTCAGCTGTGTGACGTCAGACATGAAAACTGTCACTTGCACCTGGGattcagacagaaaacaagagcTGGACAAtcacaacaagaaaacacacacactgcacataca GAACTCAGACCAGCCTCCCATCCTCTGTGATCAGTTGTCTTGTACTTTTCCGGCCATCCCCCAGCTGGAAGAATACAACATCAGTGTGGAGGTAAAGGACCTGCTGGGAAAGGAGACGGAGAGCTACAGCTTCAACATCTCTGACAGAG tgtttcctgttgtggCGCGGTGTAGCGTAAGCCCCGGGGTTACAGACACCACTGTGTCCTGGTTCATGCTGTGGAACTTAACACAAGTGAGCCTCCTCTGTCAGGTCAACACAGTCCCAGGCGTCACAACAGTG aTGACATGCAACAGTGTGAGGGAGTTCTGCAAAGTCAAACTGGAACATCTGCAACCCAACACCCGCTACACTACAAGGGTACGCTGTTCTGCTGATGGCAGACTCTGGGGGAAATGGACTCAGCCTGTGACCTTCAAAACCT ATCCCTTGGTGACCTTGGATGTGTGGAGGAGAATAACACAGCTGCCAGATCAAAACAGTCGTCAAGTTACTCTCATGTGGACTCCA GCTGTTACTGGCTCAGCAGCAACAGTAAACATCGAAGGCTACAAGGTTCAGTGGTCTCAGGGAGGCAGGAACCAGACAGAGCTGAAGAGCAGTGGACAGACTCAGGCAGAGGTGTCCATAGGTCCAGGACAGTGTGACTTCACTGTCCAGGCCGTGGTCCCCATTGGCTCCACCGTCCCTGCTCAAATCACAGTCCCACAGCAGGATGACCAGG ataAAAATGCATCAGAAAAGTGGTTGAGCAGCAACTCAGCTGCTGGTTTCAATCTGTCCTGGGCACAGGATGAAACCGCCACATGCGGATACACTGTGGACtggtgcattctgggaaatgcAGTGCCATGTACTCTGCGATGGGTGAAAATGTCTGAGGGAAACAACACATTATTTCTACCTGGGA GACATTTCAAAGCAGGCTGCAGGTATACGTTTAGTATCTTTGGATGCAAGGAAAATGCACACCGACTACTAGAGATGCAGACTGGATATTTACAAGAGCTAA AATCCGTACCATCTCCGAGTCTGGTCGGACTGGTTCGGAGTACTTCCTCATCTGTGACGCTGGAGTGGTTTTATAGTGAAGATGACGCATCTCATCCAGCGTTCATCACTGGTTACCTTATCACAGTGCAGGAACTGGGATCCGTCACGCTGTCAGGTCATGTTTCAG ATCTGTTGAACGTGTTGGTGTCAGACCCTCATAGGAAGTCTGTGACCATCGAGGGTCTGCAGCAGAATCAAGAATACACTTTCTCTGTGAGCGCTCTCACTAAGGAGGGACCTGGACAAGCTGCAAGCATCACCGTCAGGACCAAAACTAACT ACTCTTCTCTTATGGTTAAGATTCTGACTCCCTTATTTTTACTGCTGGGCTGCATCGTCCTCCTGTGGCCTCAGAGAAAAAC GCTGCAGAGAGGGCTGGTGGGGATCATCTTTTATCCTGCTGGCATGAACATAAAAACTCCTGAGCTGGACAGATGCCTGCAGGAG ACTGGTGAGTGGCTGCAGTCTCAGAAACCAGAGGAGTGCAGAAGCTGCGAAATCGAGATCCTGACTAACAGACCTCTTCTGAACGACTCAACACCGAGAGATCCTGAAGCCCTGAACACACCGCCCCCTCCTGGTCCACAATCCTCTCTTTTAAACCTGCCGCTCTCCTGTGATCTGCTCCAAGCAGAATACTGTCCACAACTGTGGGACAGAGCACCTCTTCAACAGACTACATACGTCACTAACAAGTCTTATTTCCCACCACCGAGTTAG